The following coding sequences are from one Nicotiana tomentosiformis chromosome 3, ASM39032v3, whole genome shotgun sequence window:
- the LOC104092333 gene encoding glutamate receptor 2.9-like has translation MEALPYSVPYELVPFENPDGSSAGTYNDLIYQVFLQNYDAAIGDITITANRSKYVDFTLPFAEGGVISIVPITYEDVNDIWAFLKPLKKELWLTSIAFFFLTGLAVWILEHRVSSAFRGPPSQHVGMIFYFPFSTLVFAHRERIVNNLARLVVVVWMFVILILNSTYTASLSSRLTVQRLQPAITDVSELIKNRDFVGCQEGSFIVDFLRKKGFDDSRIRTFTSPYDCDEALSRGSKSGGISAYYDVIPYSKLFLSKHCDKYMTVGPTYRTDGFAFVFPKGSPLVADVSRAVIELTENGKILEMEQHWLRNEQTCAGPDDNMNSITISLQSFKGLFAITGGVTAVSLLIFIASYLYKYRDFHRRVSNSRITIWSKVVAICRHFDQRDLSSGQPQDKLPESGISPNSSSDHSVQPPNLPRNHSNSNEIVSSAPEELHDATTATIHSMNLEDMSDVQHSGVILPSA, from the exons ATGGAAGCGTTGCCATATTCTGTGCCATATGAGCTTGTTCCCTTTGAAAATCCTGATGGCTCTAGTGCAGGGACTTATAATGATCTTATTTACCAAGTGTTTCTTCAG AACTATGATGCTGCAATTGGAGATATAACTATCACAGCAAACAGATCAAAATACGTGGACTTCACGTTGCCATTTGCAGAAGGAGGAGTTATTAGCATCGTGCCAATCACGTACGAAGATGTCAATGATATATGGGCTTTCCTAAAGCCCCTAAAGAAAGAACTTTGGCTAACAAGTATAGCATTTTTCTTTCTTACGGGTCTGGCGGTCTGGATACTTGAACATAGGGTGAGCTCTGCCTTTCGAGGTCCTCCTTCTCAACATGTTGGCATGATCTTCTACTTTCCCTTCTCAACACTAGTATTTGCACACC GAGAAAGAATAGTGAACAATTTAGCTCGACTGGTTGTAGTGGTATGGATGTTCGTCATACTCATCCTGAACTCCACTTACACTGCAAGCTTATCATCAAGATTAACCGTACAAAGACTACAACCAGCAATCACAGATGTTAGCGAGCTAATCAAGAATAGAGATTTTGTTGGGTGCCAAGAAGGCTCATTCATAGTGGACTTCTTGAGAAAAAAGGGATTTGATGATTCCAGGATCAGGACATTCACTTCCCCATATGACTGTGATGAAGCCTTGTCTAGAGGAAGTAAAAGTGGTGGCATATCAGCATACTATGATGTCATTCCCTACTCCAAGCTCTTCCTATCCAAACATTGCGACAAATATATGACAGTTGGGCCTACCTATCGCACGGACGGCTTTGCCTTT GTTTTCCCTAAAGGATCTCCTTTAGTTGCTGATGTGTCTCGAGCAGTCATAGAATTAACAGAGAATGGGAAGATATTGGAAATGGAGCAACATTGGTTGAGAAATGAACAAACCTGCGCAGGACCAGATGACAATATGAACTCAATCACGATCTCGTTGCAAAGTTTCAAAGGCCTTTTTGCCATTACAGGAGGAGTTACAGCAGTAAGCCTCCTCATTTTTATAGCCAGCTACTTGTACAAGTACAGAGATTTCCACAGAAGAGTATCAAATTCTAGAATCACAATTTGGTCAAAAGTTGTAGCAATTTGCAGACACTTCGATCAGAGAGACCTCTCATCTGGACAACCCCAAGATAAACTTCCAGAATCTGGAATTAGTCCAAATAGTTCTTCAGACCATTCTGTTCAACCACCAAATTTACCAAGAAATCATTCCAACTCCAATGAAATAGTGTCCTCTGCACCAGAAGAGCTGCATGATGCCACTACTGCGACAATTCATTCTATGAATTTGGAAGACATGTCTGATGTACAACACTCAGGAGTAATTCTTCCATCTGCATAA
- the LOC138908694 gene encoding glutamate receptor 2.7-like, producing MCLSCMSIALSDFYLIHSNYSTRLSLHVRDSQGQAIEAAASGLNLLKDIKVDAILGPQKSAQANFLMDLGDRAQVPIISFSATSPSLHTRTPYFVQAAQGDDTQVGAIAAIVKTFQWSQVVMIFEDSEYGSGIVPYLSNAFQDVNAHISYKSVFPVSASDEFILKELYKMMTLQTRVFVVHMSHTLGARLFLKAKEIGMMEKGYAWIITSGLMDLAYLMDSDVAEAMQGVLGVKPLIPKSEQLRSFSNRLKKKSLEKSPGIGRADLSVFCLWAYDTLWALAMAAERVGLKEPPKTLKNSTVNLNVSNLFNFGNSEVGPKLLKAISETKFEGLSGKFRLLNGKMESSSYQMINVLGNGQKEVGIWKPSLGIRRELNWNTTTHDTSSRENMKSIIWPGDSTVVPKGWEVPMSGKKLRIGVPVKAADST from the exons ATGTGTCTAAGCTGCATGTCCATTGCCCTCTCTGATTTCTATTTGATTCACAGCAACTACTCGACGAGGCTGTCTCTTCATGTTAGGGACTCTCAAGGACAAGCCATTGAAGCTGCTGCTTCTG GTCTCAATTTGCTGAAAGATATCAAGGTAGATGCAATCTTAGGTCCTCAGAAATCAGCTCAAGCCAACTTTCTGATGGATCTTGGAGACAGAGCTCAGGTCCCCATAATTTCTTTTTCTGCAACAAGTCCTTCTCTTCATACTCGAACTCCTTACTTTGTTCAAGCTGCACAAGGCGATGACACTCAAGTTGGCGCCATTGCTGCCATAGTTAAAACCTTCCAGTGGAGTCAGGTTGTTATGATATTTGAAGACTCAGAATATGGTAGTGGCATTGTTCCCTACTTATCTAATGCATTCCAAGATGTGAATGCTCACATTTCATATAAAAGTGTTTTTCCTGTTTCGGCAAGTGATGAATTTATACTCAAAGAGCTATACAAGATGATGACTTTACAAACAAGGGTGTTTGTGGTCCACATGTCACATACACTTGGCGCCAGACTCTTTCTGAAAGCCAAAGAAATCGGAATGATGGAGAAGGGCTATGCCTGGATCATCACCAGTGGACTAATGGATTTAGCCTACTTGATGGATTCTGATGTTGCTGAAGCAATGCAAGGGGTATTAGGTGTGAAACCTCTTATACCAAAATCTGAACAGCTCCGGTCTTTCTCTAATAGGTTGAAGAAAAAGTCCCTTGAGAAAAGTCCTGGCATCGGACGAGCAGATTTGAGCGTTTTTTGCCTGTGGGCATATGATACTTTGTGGGCACTGGCTATGGCTGCAGAAAGAGTTGGATTGAAAGAGCCACCGAAAACTTTAAAGAATTCAACTGTTAATCTCAATGTTTCAAACCTTTTCAATTTTGGGAACTCAGAAGTCGGCCCAAAACTTCTAAAAGCAATATCAGAGACCAAATTTGAGGGGCTTTCAGGGAAGTTTCGCCTTTTAAATGGCAAGATGGAGTCATCATCTTATCAGATGATTAATGTGCTTGGGAACGGACAGAAGGAAGTAGGAATATGGAAACCATCTCTTGGAATAAGGAGGGAACTGAATTGGAACACCACAACTCATGATACAAGCTCAAGGGAAAATATGAAGAGTATCATATGGCCTGGTGATTCAACAGTCGTGCCCAAGGGATGGGAAGTTCCAATGTCTGGTAAAAAGCTAAGAATTGGAGTGCCAGTGAAAGCTG CGGATTCTACATAG